A part of Maridesulfovibrio hydrothermalis AM13 = DSM 14728 genomic DNA contains:
- a CDS encoding phage tail protein: protein MASSRVMMKLGDYKFSMITAAYDQLVRTNAYRWTAQPRIGREPARQYIGPGDETIELSGVVFPQFLGGLDQPNRMRTEAGKGKPLMLVDGRGKVWGEYVIEQVREEQPAHFKGGAPRKQLFSLRIAKYGEDAK from the coding sequence ATGGCATCTAGTCGGGTAATGATGAAGCTTGGAGACTATAAATTTTCCATGATCACCGCTGCATATGATCAACTTGTCCGTACCAATGCATATAGATGGACCGCACAGCCCCGAATAGGACGCGAACCGGCCCGCCAGTATATCGGTCCGGGGGATGAGACCATTGAGCTTAGCGGTGTTGTTTTTCCTCAATTTTTGGGTGGCCTTGATCAGCCCAACAGGATGCGGACCGAGGCGGGAAAGGGCAAACCATTGATGCTGGTTGATGGCAGGGGCAAGGTCTGGGGTGAGTATGTAATAGAGCAAGTGCGCGAAGAGCAACCTGCCCATTTCAAGGGCGGAGCACCCAGAAAACAACTTTTCTCCCTGCGCATAGCCAAATATGGCGAGGACGCAAAATGA
- a CDS encoding phage virion morphogenesis protein, producing MIKKQAPGTVPGAFFVFDVPEVQSWKHNFRQTGRGHKTIMPARPYLGISKTDERYIADAIMADLEGNFDALQCTCQNDSRIYQ from the coding sequence ATGATAAAAAAACAAGCACCCGGAACTGTTCCGGGTGCTTTTTTCGTATTTGACGTGCCAGAAGTACAGTCATGGAAACACAATTTCCGACAAACAGGACGCGGACATAAGACCATCATGCCTGCCCGTCCTTATCTCGGGATTTCTAAAACTGACGAACGTTATATAGCAGACGCCATTATGGCAGACCTTGAGGGGAATTTTGATGCCTTACAATGCACTTGCCAGAATGATAGCCGCATTTACCAATGA
- a CDS encoding phage tail protein I, whose translation MSKSLLPPNASKLERDFSEVVARIGELHIPIDDLWNPETCPLGLLPYLAWALSVDVWDEDWPEDVKRAVVRESVAIHRIKGTPGAVEKMCAALGYDVRVLEWFEYGGDHDRYKLKIKERMSDADYQHIITGDRVAKRQSQERDAIQVKLESESTVYIGGVVNRGRRIAIYPHYKLSGAKSLISVGGGIRDARKRTIYPADGGPLTASSTFIYFGGVMHIARHRTLRSV comes from the coding sequence ATGAGCAAATCTCTGCTGCCTCCCAATGCTTCAAAGCTTGAACGTGATTTTTCCGAGGTTGTCGCCCGGATAGGCGAGCTGCATATTCCTATTGATGACCTTTGGAACCCTGAAACCTGCCCACTGGGCCTGTTGCCTTATCTGGCATGGGCCTTGTCTGTGGATGTATGGGATGAGGATTGGCCTGAAGATGTAAAGCGTGCGGTTGTCCGGGAAAGCGTTGCTATTCATCGAATTAAAGGCACTCCCGGTGCTGTTGAAAAGATGTGCGCGGCACTTGGTTATGATGTGCGTGTCTTAGAATGGTTTGAATACGGCGGTGATCATGACCGCTACAAGCTAAAAATTAAAGAGCGCATGTCAGATGCTGACTATCAGCACATCATTACCGGGGACCGGGTTGCTAAACGGCAAAGTCAGGAGCGGGATGCAATCCAAGTTAAACTTGAATCTGAAAGCACTGTTTATATCGGCGGCGTGGTCAATCGTGGTCGCAGAATAGCAATCTATCCACATTATAAATTGTCTGGAGCGAAAAGTTTAATAAGCGTTGGCGGTGGCATCAGGGATGCCCGAAAGCGGACTATTTATCCTGCTGACGGAGGGCCGCTAACTGCTTCCTCTACATTTATATATTTCGGAGGCGTTATGCATATTGCCAGACACCGTACTTTAAGGAGCGTTTAA
- a CDS encoding phage tail sheath subtilisin-like domain-containing protein: protein MGTDFLHGCETVEINNGTRPIKVVKSSVIGLIGTAPDADNDVFPMNEPVLIPGNQLKAAKLGQTGTLKDAVDGIFDQTGAMVVVVRVEEGADTTATMSNIVGDGTAQTGVHAFLGAQSHVHVTPKLLIAPGFTSQRVANAANPVVAELLGIAERLRAVIIADGPNDTNAEAIAYREDWGSARIYVCDPAVMVWDTTLNKPVSKPVSSRVAGLISKMDNKVGYWASPSNNIINGVVGLARAVDFNLSDPNCAANYLNENEVATVIHHEGYRLWGNRTCATDPLWAFLSVRRAHDMVYESIEQAFLWAMDKPFSAQLILDIQGSVNAFLRHQKALGAILGGKCWLDPELNTKETLMAGQLYLDFDNEAPAPLERLTFRAHRNNGYYTELVNQVLTA, encoded by the coding sequence ATGGGAACGGATTTCCTCCACGGCTGTGAAACCGTGGAAATCAACAATGGAACCAGACCGATCAAGGTGGTGAAATCCTCCGTTATCGGTTTGATTGGAACAGCTCCGGATGCGGATAACGATGTTTTTCCTATGAATGAGCCTGTGCTGATTCCCGGTAATCAGCTTAAGGCTGCAAAGCTCGGCCAGACCGGCACTCTGAAAGATGCTGTTGACGGCATATTCGATCAGACAGGGGCAATGGTTGTGGTCGTGCGCGTTGAAGAAGGCGCGGACACTACGGCAACTATGTCTAATATTGTCGGCGATGGAACTGCCCAGACAGGCGTTCATGCTTTCCTTGGTGCTCAATCTCATGTGCATGTTACACCTAAGCTTTTAATTGCTCCCGGTTTCACCTCGCAGCGCGTTGCTAACGCAGCAAATCCAGTTGTTGCCGAACTGCTTGGAATAGCTGAACGACTCAGGGCCGTTATCATTGCTGATGGTCCCAATGACACGAACGCAGAGGCCATCGCATACCGTGAGGATTGGGGGTCTGCGCGCATCTATGTTTGTGATCCAGCCGTCATGGTTTGGGATACAACTCTTAATAAACCAGTGAGTAAGCCTGTTTCATCTCGTGTTGCAGGGCTGATCTCTAAAATGGATAACAAAGTCGGCTATTGGGCCTCCCCTTCAAATAACATCATTAACGGTGTTGTGGGACTTGCTCGGGCTGTTGATTTTAATCTGTCTGATCCTAATTGTGCCGCAAATTATCTGAACGAAAACGAAGTGGCCACAGTAATTCACCATGAGGGCTATCGACTCTGGGGCAACCGCACTTGTGCAACTGATCCTCTGTGGGCTTTCCTGTCTGTACGCCGCGCTCATGACATGGTTTACGAATCTATTGAACAGGCATTCTTATGGGCAATGGATAAGCCGTTCAGTGCCCAGCTCATTCTGGATATTCAAGGTTCGGTAAATGCATTCTTGCGTCACCAAAAGGCTCTCGGTGCGATCCTTGGCGGCAAGTGCTGGCTTGATCCGGAACTCAACACCAAAGAAACTCTTATGGCCGGACAGCTTTATCTCGATTTCGACAACGAAGCCCCGGCTCCGCTTGAGCGATTGACATTCCGGGCACACAGAAACAACGGTTATTACACAGAACTGGTTAATCAGGTTCTGACTGCATAA
- a CDS encoding phage baseplate assembly protein V — protein MNWEHSKAIAELNRKLENILRIGRVCEADYGKARVRVESGEVTTGWLPWITTRASSDVSWWAPEVGEQVMLLSPSGDLAQAAVLPSLFQVAHPACADRPTIERKVYEDGAVIEYDREAHLLHAYIPGDAFFEVDHDVTVIAGNDISATAKGGNINVTADFGEITVLAKSDNVNVIAEKADINMTATEGKITCRAKDEIALISEDKIRQSAPKLVMDGIIENGGGQYGGGGKIYGPIEQAGGDFVSDGVSLQHHTHNENGDVTNEPNGGTSES, from the coding sequence ATGAACTGGGAACACTCCAAGGCAATAGCCGAGCTTAACCGCAAATTGGAAAATATCCTGCGCATCGGCAGAGTTTGCGAAGCGGATTACGGAAAAGCCCGTGTACGGGTTGAATCAGGAGAAGTCACAACCGGCTGGCTGCCGTGGATCACAACTCGCGCAAGCAGTGATGTTTCATGGTGGGCACCGGAAGTCGGTGAACAGGTCATGTTGCTTTCTCCTTCAGGGGATCTGGCACAGGCTGCAGTTCTACCGTCTCTTTTTCAAGTAGCACATCCTGCATGTGCGGACCGGCCGACCATTGAACGCAAAGTCTATGAAGACGGCGCGGTGATTGAGTATGACCGCGAAGCCCACCTATTACATGCCTATATTCCCGGTGATGCTTTTTTTGAAGTGGATCACGATGTGACTGTCATAGCCGGTAACGATATCTCAGCCACAGCAAAAGGCGGCAACATCAATGTTACTGCCGATTTTGGTGAAATAACGGTTCTTGCCAAATCGGACAATGTAAATGTGATTGCTGAAAAGGCCGACATTAATATGACCGCTACTGAAGGCAAGATTACTTGCCGGGCAAAGGATGAGATTGCCCTGATCAGCGAAGATAAAATCAGGCAGTCGGCTCCTAAACTGGTCATGGATGGCATTATTGAAAATGGTGGTGGCCAATATGGAGGCGGCGGTAAAATTTATGGGCCTATCGAACAGGCTGGTGGTGATTTTGTGAGCGACGGAGTGTCGCTTCAACACCACACCCATAATGAAAATGGGGATGTAACCAATGAACCCAACGGAGGAACAAGTGAAAGTTAA
- a CDS encoding GPW/gp25 family protein, translating into MRGMCAVTGKPSAGYAHLKQSISDILTTPIGSRVMRRQYGSDIPDLIDAPMNGETVIDVFAAVAVALDRWEPRFRLDQIYVLSATAGHMEIGLEGEYLPEGKPIKLERIVLS; encoded by the coding sequence ATGCGCGGCATGTGTGCAGTCACGGGTAAACCATCAGCCGGTTACGCCCATCTTAAACAGTCCATTTCGGATATCCTGACAACTCCCATAGGGTCCCGCGTTATGCGCCGGCAATATGGGAGCGATATTCCGGATTTGATTGACGCACCCATGAACGGGGAAACCGTAATAGATGTTTTTGCGGCTGTGGCCGTAGCTCTGGACCGATGGGAGCCGCGCTTCAGGCTTGATCAGATTTATGTGCTCAGTGCCACAGCCGGTCATATGGAAATTGGCCTTGAAGGCGAATATCTGCCTGAAGGAAAACCTATTAAGCTAGAAAGGATTGTACTGTCATGA
- a CDS encoding phage major tail tube protein — protein sequence MATTTLPKKLKKFTAFVDGIGYLGKVQELELPKLSVKTEEYRSGGMDAPVEIDMGMEKLEATATFAEYSPDLFKKFGVVEGEDVPFTFRGAVRADAEAEAVIIEMRGRIRELDMGTWKAGDDSTLKVSIALRYYRVTIAGTDVIEIDPVNMIRKIGGTDQLASERDALGI from the coding sequence ATGGCGACTACAACACTTCCTAAAAAACTAAAGAAGTTTACAGCGTTTGTTGATGGGATCGGCTATCTGGGCAAGGTACAGGAACTTGAATTGCCCAAGCTGTCTGTCAAAACTGAGGAATACCGTTCCGGCGGTATGGATGCTCCGGTAGAAATTGATATGGGCATGGAAAAGCTTGAAGCTACTGCCACTTTTGCAGAGTACAGCCCGGATCTGTTTAAAAAATTCGGGGTGGTTGAAGGCGAAGATGTACCATTTACCTTTCGCGGAGCTGTCCGGGCTGACGCTGAAGCAGAAGCGGTCATTATTGAGATGCGGGGCCGTATACGGGAGCTGGATATGGGGACGTGGAAAGCCGGTGATGATTCAACCCTGAAAGTATCCATTGCCCTGCGCTATTACAGGGTAACCATTGCAGGGACTGATGTCATTGAAATTGATCCGGTTAACATGATCCGCAAAATCGGTGGCACGGATCAGCTTGCAAGCGAACGTGATGCTTTGGGCATTTAA
- a CDS encoding baseplate assembly protein, translated as MKTGFSPIDLSKLPAPQVVEELDFEVIFQELLSGFMARNREYSSIVESDPVYKAFEEVAYREMILRQDSNDKARAVMLAFARGSDLNHLAALAPVERKLIDTGDPDAEPPVPPTYESDEEFRARTQLAPEGFSVAGPEQGYRYHALKAAEVRDALSRRTAPGCIELVVLGRIGNGTPSVKALGEVEEIFSDRTVRPQGDLLTIRPADIIEYEVAAVLTVADGPSDSVVISAAKAAVRDYVTRAHALGGRVTLSGLSAAMTVEGVIDVQKSSPAENIVCELWQAPYCTVINISVVTL; from the coding sequence ATGAAAACCGGATTTTCTCCTATAGACCTATCAAAATTGCCAGCTCCTCAAGTTGTTGAAGAACTGGATTTTGAGGTGATTTTTCAGGAGCTGCTGTCTGGGTTCATGGCCCGGAACCGGGAGTATTCATCAATAGTTGAATCTGACCCAGTCTATAAAGCTTTTGAAGAGGTCGCCTACCGAGAAATGATACTCCGGCAAGATAGTAACGATAAGGCCAGAGCTGTCATGCTCGCCTTTGCCCGTGGCAGTGATCTTAATCACCTTGCCGCTTTGGCCCCGGTTGAGCGCAAGTTAATTGATACAGGGGACCCTGATGCCGAGCCACCCGTACCTCCAACTTATGAAAGTGATGAGGAGTTCCGTGCACGTACCCAGCTTGCGCCAGAAGGTTTCTCTGTTGCCGGGCCAGAGCAAGGCTACAGATATCATGCTCTCAAAGCTGCTGAAGTAAGGGACGCACTATCCCGGCGCACAGCTCCGGGGTGCATTGAGTTGGTTGTGCTGGGCAGGATTGGCAACGGCACGCCGTCAGTGAAAGCTTTAGGCGAAGTCGAAGAGATTTTTTCGGACCGTACAGTCAGACCGCAAGGTGACCTGCTTACCATCCGTCCGGCCGACATTATTGAATACGAAGTTGCGGCAGTTTTAACCGTGGCTGACGGTCCGTCTGATTCAGTTGTAATATCGGCAGCTAAGGCGGCAGTCCGCGACTATGTCACCCGCGCTCATGCTCTGGGTGGCCGAGTTACCTTATCAGGATTGTCGGCAGCAATGACAGTTGAAGGTGTAATCGACGTACAAAAATCATCTCCAGCGGAAAACATTGTCTGCGAACTTTGGCAGGCTCCCTACTGCACGGTCATTAATATTTCAGTGGTGACATTATGA
- a CDS encoding phage tail assembly protein, translating into MGNKKITLSDGKVVTMRVPIVKDMRIVSAIKDQFEQDARMFCNLTGMTPEEIDALSLKDYYTLQKEFSDFLS; encoded by the coding sequence ATGGGTAATAAGAAGATAACTCTCAGTGACGGCAAGGTGGTTACCATGCGGGTTCCCATAGTAAAAGACATGCGTATCGTTTCCGCTATCAAAGATCAGTTCGAGCAGGATGCCAGAATGTTCTGCAACCTGACCGGTATGACCCCTGAAGAAATCGATGCATTGTCCCTTAAGGATTATTATACCCTGCAAAAGGAGTTCTCGGATTTTTTGTCCTAG
- a CDS encoding phage tail tape measure protein, translating into MDNKFVVSMLFKAVADSSVFSTFSALRNNIQGLSDEERKLEGQSNRYKSALTKLYGACRQNTGAHKGFERAIGKVEKRLHTARKAMSDYHKETNRQKRSDLQGDMMGVANIAMTAATPIMAAVHFESSMANVRSTVDFKDESEFKQMGLDLQNMSERIPMAISGLADIAATAGQAGISASELPEFIEDAAKMGVAFDMSGTEAGGVMLGLRSIFKLNQDEAVSLGNAVNHLSNNMDTTSSSMLNVMNQTGSSGKMIGLTGQQVAALGSTFLALKTSPEAAGTAMNTMFTKLATADKQGKKFQSALQAIGMDAQGLKAAMKDDAQGAILTFLEAIDGAEDKTGIITALFDAKDSDKITKLVGGLDKYKKALGLVADKTNYAGSMQKEYDIRSKTTASKLQLMKNKMTNAGIAIGSLLLPALSVAAEMLGSVAGAIRYVAEEFPLLTKSVGMIAGLLIGFKVAALASGYAATFLSDGLNTAKTVFTFLRPSILKTNIALGWNRAVMLKNSIASNLAALNLSRFGIVQKTVALGGKIWAGVMWAVNAAMTANPIGLIVAGVAALVGFVYRLITSWDKLVSAWKNSSGILSGIGNVVSTFFGFGDDEEEEKEEQETEKKIHKKVGVVQESLDESPRVSPEKNTRLAGPVIPVLTDAATGVTATALDKFLSDDHRGVVEKDNRPEYKGYRERKTEKESFFREESSYNQTKTSTEMAKGNNTYHFNITQQPGQSAKELAREVAAILQRQNNGALHDGI; encoded by the coding sequence ATGGATAACAAGTTTGTCGTTTCAATGCTGTTCAAAGCCGTTGCCGACAGTAGTGTCTTTTCTACTTTTTCGGCACTGCGCAATAACATACAGGGACTCAGCGATGAGGAGCGGAAACTTGAGGGGCAGTCAAATCGTTATAAATCAGCTTTGACTAAACTTTACGGTGCATGCAGACAAAATACCGGAGCGCATAAAGGTTTTGAACGTGCTATTGGAAAAGTTGAAAAAAGACTTCATACAGCCCGCAAGGCAATGAGTGATTACCACAAGGAGACTAACAGGCAAAAAAGATCTGATTTGCAAGGCGACATGATGGGAGTAGCCAATATAGCCATGACCGCCGCAACCCCGATCATGGCGGCGGTGCATTTTGAAAGTTCTATGGCAAACGTGCGCAGCACGGTGGATTTCAAGGACGAAAGTGAGTTTAAACAGATGGGGTTGGACTTGCAAAACATGTCAGAGCGTATCCCTATGGCTATAAGTGGGCTTGCGGATATTGCGGCGACAGCAGGTCAAGCAGGTATATCCGCAAGTGAACTCCCGGAATTTATTGAAGATGCTGCAAAAATGGGTGTTGCTTTTGATATGAGCGGCACAGAGGCCGGTGGCGTTATGCTCGGACTGCGCAGCATCTTTAAACTCAATCAGGATGAGGCTGTATCTCTGGGAAATGCAGTTAATCATCTATCGAATAATATGGATACAACCTCTTCCAGTATGCTTAATGTAATGAATCAGACCGGTTCATCGGGTAAAATGATCGGACTTACCGGACAACAGGTTGCCGCATTGGGGTCGACTTTTTTAGCTTTAAAAACTTCACCGGAAGCTGCTGGTACAGCCATGAATACCATGTTCACCAAACTGGCTACCGCAGACAAACAAGGAAAGAAATTTCAATCAGCCTTGCAGGCAATCGGTATGGACGCACAAGGTTTAAAGGCTGCCATGAAAGATGATGCTCAAGGGGCAATTCTGACTTTTCTTGAAGCTATTGACGGGGCAGAAGACAAAACGGGTATTATCACCGCCCTGTTCGACGCAAAAGACTCTGATAAAATTACAAAACTTGTAGGCGGGTTAGATAAATATAAAAAAGCCTTGGGGTTGGTAGCGGATAAAACGAACTATGCAGGATCAATGCAGAAAGAATATGACATTCGCTCTAAGACTACTGCAAGCAAGTTGCAGTTGATGAAAAACAAAATGACAAATGCAGGGATAGCAATCGGTTCACTTCTTTTACCCGCATTGAGTGTTGCTGCGGAGATGCTTGGAAGCGTTGCCGGGGCAATCCGTTATGTTGCTGAAGAATTCCCTCTCCTAACTAAGAGTGTAGGAATGATTGCCGGACTCTTAATAGGATTTAAAGTAGCTGCCTTGGCTAGTGGCTATGCCGCGACATTCCTTTCTGACGGTCTGAATACAGCCAAAACTGTATTCACTTTTCTTCGCCCTTCCATATTAAAAACGAACATTGCGTTGGGTTGGAACCGGGCGGTAATGCTTAAAAACTCTATTGCTTCAAATCTTGCGGCCTTGAATCTAAGCAGGTTTGGCATTGTTCAAAAGACTGTAGCTCTGGGGGGTAAAATCTGGGCCGGGGTGATGTGGGCGGTAAATGCCGCCATGACCGCAAACCCCATAGGCTTGATTGTTGCCGGTGTGGCCGCTCTTGTGGGGTTTGTCTATCGGCTGATTACCTCATGGGACAAGCTTGTTTCAGCATGGAAGAACAGTTCAGGAATTCTCAGCGGGATCGGCAATGTGGTCTCTACTTTTTTCGGTTTCGGGGATGATGAGGAAGAGGAAAAGGAAGAGCAAGAAACAGAAAAAAAGATTCACAAAAAAGTCGGAGTTGTTCAGGAAAGTCTTGATGAATCTCCGAGGGTGAGTCCTGAAAAGAATACCCGACTTGCCGGTCCTGTTATTCCGGTTCTTACTGATGCTGCTACAGGGGTGACAGCAACTGCTCTTGATAAGTTTTTAAGTGACGACCACAGGGGAGTCGTTGAGAAAGATAATAGGCCAGAATACAAGGGATACAGAGAACGCAAAACTGAAAAAGAATCTTTTTTTCGGGAAGAATCTTCCTACAACCAAACTAAAACAAGTACGGAAATGGCTAAAGGCAACAATACTTATCATTTTAATATTACCCAGCAGCCGGGCCAATCAGCTAAAGAACTGGCGCGTGAGGTAGCTGCTATCCTCCAACGTCAAAACAACGGAGCACTGCACGATGGCATCTAG
- a CDS encoding tail protein X encodes MIKYLTADKDMLDALCFKFYGREDAVTAVLEANPGLGRKGPVLEAGITIIFPDLPEATTEPDTATVKLWD; translated from the coding sequence ATGATTAAGTATTTAACTGCTGATAAAGATATGCTGGATGCATTGTGCTTCAAGTTTTATGGACGCGAAGATGCTGTAACAGCCGTACTTGAGGCTAACCCCGGTCTAGGACGTAAAGGACCTGTTCTGGAGGCTGGAATTACAATTATCTTTCCTGATCTTCCGGAAGCTACCACTGAGCCTGATACCGCAACTGTCAAGCTTTGGGATTAA
- a CDS encoding LamG-like jellyroll fold domain-containing protein has protein sequence MNTKGLILTERGKDLFNRAQAGTAIKFSHVEYGSGVLGDDVNPEQITSLLASKVTLPIQEIKTPGDGSVVITVAFTNTGIAEGFYHRETAIYADDPIHGQIVYAFHYSTDGGFVAAGGGAYIIEDVTDYIIEIGNALEVKAVINNMVVLATKVDITNHNEDPEAHGQLLNRLATGIPEIISPIADAVDVGETPVYRFREFTPVLAGTSEEAIQIQIDLDTGNFTAPVHDSGFLTTIAGGYEQPAGMLQISKRYKIRCRRRLNTGQISPWSEIVFFETRNIFNYVQRPVNLAPVKNATNVGECPLLKSGPFAIAGTEPDTHAGIQFRIRQGDTVLHLSPELGTVLEYLLPAGLLQVSTDYIFECRHKGTLLGWSEWSTATGFRTASAFITGDEAVYPSTWEGYDNASVAGVALADDAALRSNGIDQGEGEGDWAEYSVRAKVRGSLLDLLSTSKTKIITFEKIVQGDSLVTDKGQAIAGDVTRTIGAVANPFGAYSLSGIAGNVPIAIVDESGNNTTLTVIDNGTTAPQYVTDDGYDYIQWNGQTSSYAEGALAYHYIGTSPDVFSFCCFLKDVPALSTNYNFFFGITDGDRSNNAQQSLFLSLKNQGNNTLIWNTFNADGNLVHGDPIPVAEFKNRTAVAIVAEKNFLKIYMNGSLYTTANFDCSVGGLTNQRISIGGWKLGHYPFRGKMSQAKYFDRALNDNEIKILSGQLCYETDISADNFITAPTKVAAVPLITAATGAAGTVFTADNFSEIPIEKATLGTDNDPDRPDFILLESAKQTPAEPFRRVALGVSGLSNNSETRISETQIDTWKTGA, from the coding sequence ATGAATACTAAAGGTTTAATTCTAACAGAGCGCGGCAAGGATTTATTCAACCGGGCACAAGCTGGGACTGCTATTAAATTTTCACATGTTGAATATGGCTCAGGTGTACTTGGCGATGATGTCAATCCTGAACAAATCACAAGTTTACTGGCTTCCAAAGTAACCTTACCCATTCAGGAAATAAAAACCCCCGGAGACGGTTCGGTTGTTATTACCGTGGCTTTCACAAACACAGGTATTGCGGAAGGATTCTATCACCGCGAGACAGCTATTTATGCCGATGACCCAATACATGGGCAGATCGTTTACGCCTTCCATTACTCAACTGATGGCGGATTTGTTGCTGCTGGCGGTGGTGCGTACATCATTGAGGACGTTACTGATTACATCATTGAAATAGGTAACGCGTTAGAAGTTAAGGCCGTAATCAATAATATGGTAGTACTGGCTACCAAAGTAGATATTACGAATCATAACGAAGACCCTGAAGCACATGGTCAGCTTCTAAACCGCCTTGCAACCGGAATTCCGGAAATTATCAGTCCTATAGCTGACGCGGTAGATGTAGGAGAAACACCGGTTTACCGTTTCCGCGAATTCACGCCCGTGCTGGCCGGAACATCCGAAGAAGCAATCCAGATACAGATTGATCTGGATACGGGGAATTTCACCGCACCTGTGCATGATTCCGGATTTCTGACCACCATCGCCGGCGGCTATGAACAGCCTGCCGGAATGTTGCAGATATCAAAACGATACAAAATACGTTGCCGCCGTAGATTAAACACCGGACAGATTTCACCGTGGTCGGAAATTGTTTTTTTCGAAACCCGTAATATATTTAATTACGTCCAACGTCCTGTGAATCTGGCTCCCGTGAAAAATGCAACCAATGTCGGCGAATGCCCGCTTTTAAAATCCGGTCCATTTGCGATTGCCGGAACTGAACCGGATACCCACGCAGGGATTCAGTTTAGAATCCGTCAGGGCGATACCGTCCTGCATCTGTCGCCCGAACTTGGCACGGTACTCGAATACCTGCTTCCTGCCGGATTACTCCAAGTTTCAACAGATTATATTTTTGAATGCCGTCACAAGGGTACATTGCTTGGTTGGTCTGAGTGGTCAACAGCAACAGGATTCCGCACGGCCTCGGCTTTCATTACTGGAGATGAAGCGGTTTATCCTAGCACATGGGAAGGCTACGACAATGCAAGCGTAGCAGGTGTCGCACTGGCTGATGATGCCGCGCTTAGAAGTAATGGCATTGATCAGGGGGAAGGCGAAGGTGATTGGGCGGAGTATTCGGTTCGGGCGAAGGTGAGAGGGAGTTTACTTGACTTGCTTAGCACATCAAAGACCAAAATAATCACTTTCGAAAAGATAGTTCAAGGTGATTCGCTTGTAACGGATAAAGGTCAGGCTATTGCCGGAGATGTTACACGTACCATAGGTGCAGTCGCAAATCCTTTTGGTGCTTATTCTTTATCCGGCATTGCTGGCAACGTCCCCATAGCAATAGTCGATGAGTCCGGTAATAATACAACTTTGACTGTTATCGACAATGGTACAACAGCCCCTCAATATGTAACTGATGATGGCTACGATTACATTCAATGGAATGGTCAAACATCTAGCTATGCGGAAGGAGCTCTTGCTTATCATTATATAGGGACTAGCCCTGATGTCTTTTCTTTTTGTTGTTTTTTAAAAGATGTTCCTGCTTTGTCTACAAACTATAACTTTTTTTTCGGAATAACCGACGGCGATAGATCAAATAACGCTCAGCAATCTTTGTTTTTGAGTTTGAAGAACCAAGGTAACAATACCTTAATCTGGAATACCTTCAATGCAGATGGAAACTTGGTGCATGGTGACCCTATTCCTGTTGCTGAGTTTAAAAATCGCACAGCAGTGGCAATTGTAGCTGAAAAGAATTTTTTAAAAATATACATGAACGGAAGTTTGTATACTACTGCCAATTTTGATTGTTCCGTTGGTGGACTTACTAATCAACGAATCAGTATCGGGGGTTGGAAACTAGGACACTACCCATTTCGCGGAAAAATGTCTCAGGCAAAGTATTTTGATAGAGCCTTGAATGACAACGAGATTAAAATTCTATCAGGCCAGCTGTGTTATGAAACGGATATTTCTGCGGATAACTTCATAACAGCTCCGACAAAAGTGGCGGCTGTTCCACTCATTACCGCCGCCACAGGCGCAGCCGGAACCGTATTCACAGCTGACAATTTTTCTGAAATCCCAATCGAAAAAGCAACTCTCGGCACGGATAACGATCCTGACCGCCCAGATTTTATCTTGCTTGAATCTGCCAAACAAACTCCGGCTGAACCTTTCCGCCGAGTGGCTCTTGGCGTGTCCGGCCTTTCAAATAACTCCGAAACCCGTATTAGCGAAACCCAAATCGATACTTGGAAAACAGGAGCTTAA